From Solibacillus sp. FSL W7-1464:
TAGAAACATAGCGCAAGTAGCGCAAATATCTTCTAACAAGGGGGCCTTTTGCATGGCGGAAGTAAAAGCACAGATGGCAGGGACAGTATTCGAGGTAAGCGTTAAAGAAGGGGACAATGTGACAAAAGGGCAAACACTCATCATTTTGGAATCGATGAAAATGGAAATCCCGCATGAGGCGGAAGCGGATGGGACAGTAGCAAAAATTACTGTTGCTGAAGGAGATTTCGTTGAAGAGAATGATATTTTAGTAGAATTAGCTTAAGTGATGGAGGAACGATAATGACACAGCCTACTTATAACGAACACTTACAGCAAAAAATAGAACAAATATACGCAGGCGGGCAACCAAAATATCACGAAAAATTAAAAGAGTCGAATAAACTGTTTGTCCGGGATCGCTTGAAACTACTGTTTGATGATGGAGTTTATGAAGAAGATGCACGTTTTGCAAACTATGAAGCCGGAGATTTGCCTGCAGATGGCGTTGTAACAGCTATCGGGCAAATTGACGGGCAAACAGTTTGTGTTATGGCAAATGACTCTACTATCAAAGCCGGGTCATGGGGTTCGCGAACAGTTGAAAAAATTATCCGTATTCAGGAGACTGCGGAAAAGATGCAAGTACCGATGCTTTACTTAGTCGATTCTGCAGGGGCACGCATTACAGATCAGCTGGAAATGTTCCCGGGGCGACGAGGGGCAGGTCGTATTTTCCATAATCAGGTACGTATGAGCGGGATGATTCCTCAAATATGTATTTTATTCGGTCCATCAGCTGCAGGAGGTGCCTATATACCGGCCTTTTGTGACATCGTTATTATGGTGGACGGAAATGCTTCAATGTACTTAGGATCACCGAGGATGGCTGAAAAAGTAATCGGTGAAAAGGTTTCGCTTGAGGAAATGGGCGGAGCGCGTATGCACTGTACCGTCAGCGGTTGTGGGGATGTATTGGCTGAAAATGAAGAACAGGCAATCCGTGAAGCGAGACGCTATATCAGTTATTTCCCTGCAAACTTCGCGGAATTTCCGCCAATAGATGAAACGAAGGAACCGGTAAACGGAAGAACACTGGAAGAGATTATTCCGGAGAATCAGAATGCGCCATTCGATATGTATGAATGTATCGAACAGCTGATAGATGAAGGCAGCTTTTTTGAAATTAAAAAGCTCTTTGCATCTGAACTGATCACAGGGCTTGCCCGCATTGATGGGCAAGTTGTAGGAATTATCGCCAATCAGCCGAAAGTAAAAGGCGGCGTATTGTTTATCGACTCTGCCGACAAAGCGGCGAAGTTTATTACGCTTTGTGATGCGTTCTCCATTCCGCTGTTATTCTTAGCGGATGTACCGGGCTTTATGATCGGCACAAAAGTGGAAAAGGCGGGGATTATTCGACATGGAGCAAAATTTATATCGGCGATGAGTTCGGCGACGGTGCCTAAAATTTCGGTTATCGTACGTAAAGCTTATGGAGCTGGTCTTTATGCGATGTGCGGACCGGCATTTGAACCGGATGCAGTCATTGCATTGCCGACTGCCCAAATAGCGGTAATGGGTCCGGAAGCGGCGGTAAATGCTGTTTATTCAAATAAAATCGAGGCGATTGAAGATCCGAAAGAGCGAATTCAGTTTGTGAAACAAAAAATCGCAGAGTACAAGGAAGAAATCGATTTATATAGACTGGCTTCCGAAATGGTAATTGATGATATTGTTGCACCAAATCAATTACGACATACATTAATTCAACGCTTTAATTACTATAATTCGAAACAAATTGTTTTACCATATCGAAAACATCCGGTATATCCAGTATAATAAATTTACCTAAAGGTCTGTCTTGAAGGCAGACCTTTTTAATTCGAAATAAATTTGAGGTATAATAAAATGCGAATTGAAATCATTGGTGCAGGCGCAGTTGGTTTATTAGTAGCAAGCTATTTTGCTGAAAAGGATATGGATGTGTACATTGTCGGGAAACAGACTGGGGAAACTATAAGCAGGGACATGCAGATTACTAGGACAAATGTGAATCAATCTGTTACTTCCGTCAATGTGAAATATATTTCGGCGCTGTCGAATGAAGCCAATTTAGTCATTGTAGCTGTAAAATATGGACAACTACATGAAGTGTATGCAAGTATGAAGCATGTAAAAGAATCTATTCCATTATTATTTCTGCAAAATGGTTTGGCACATTATGAGGAAGCACTTTCATTAAGTAAAGCCCATATTGCATTTAGTTCGATTCAATTCGGGGCTCTTAAACTGTCGCAGTATCATGTCGCCCATAGAGGGGAAGGTGTGATGAAGGTTGCTGTAGCAAAGGGAGATCGCGGCAAGTTTCATTTCCTGAACGAACTTTCTTTGTCCGAACTGCCGATTGTATTTGAATATGATGCCGAAACCATGCTGATGGAAAAAGCGCTGCTGAATTGCTTTATCAATCCGCTAACCGCGATTCTGCAAGTAAAAAACGGGCAGCTTATTACACAGAGCCATACATTGCAATTATTGAAAAATTTATATAACGAACTTATGGCTGCATTTCCGCAATTTAAAGAAACGTTCTCATTTGAACAAGTCGTAGCGCTTTGTGAAAGGACAGCGGAAAATACATCGTCTATGCTGGCGGATCGTCTTGCAAAACGCAAAACGGAGATTGATACAATTGCAGGAGCAATTTTGAAAAAAGCAGAACAAAATGGGAAGGAATTGCCTGTTTTGCAAACGCTATATTATTTAGTGAAAGCATTTGAAGAGAGCGGTGAACAAATGTGATATTATTTTTTCAATATTTGGTGGCAACAATTATTGTATGCCCGATTATTGCTTTTATCACTGTGCTGCTCATATGCCGTAAGCTGCGGATAAAAAAACATAAAGCGATTGGCTTGGCAGCGGATATTACAACATTTCTTATGTTTTTTTCGATACCGATTGCGTTACAAGGACTATGGAATATTGGTATATTAATGCCGATGCTTATTGGTGCACTCGTAATCGCGATTGTTTTTACATATGTTGATTGGCGAACGAAAAAAGAAATGGAAGTAAAGCCTTTATTGAAAAAGATTTGGCGGTTTTACTTTTTATTGTTCAGCATCACTTATTTTATAATTTGGATTGTCGGAATTACCCATTCAGTTATGATGTTTATGATGGTTGATTAGGTGGCTAAACTTTTCTTTTACTGTAAACTAGTATCCGGGAAAACATAAAGTTAGGCTTCGATCATTGGGGAGTCTTACTACCCGTTAATGCGGGGAAAATCAGTGAATAAGGTAATTTCGAAATTGAGTAAAGAGAAGTAGAGGAGAATTTTCATGGAGCTAGAACAAATAAATTCACCAGTAACGAATAAGCTGTTAGCGGACTATTGGTCGGAGCATGCTGATATCCATTCGTTTTTTGAATATAAGTATAATGAGGGAGCTTTTGATCAACGATTGACGTATTTAAAAAATCGTACGTATCGTTCAAAAGAGCTGACGCAAATTATTCGAAGTTATATGGAGCGGTATGGCATTTCGGAAAAAACGGCTCGTCATTTAGATGAACTTGAGCAAGGGGCGGTAGTCGTGGTAGGTGGTCAGCAAGCTGGTTTGCTGACAGGACCTCTCTATTCTGTCCATAAAGCGATTACGGTAATTCTGCTGGCGGAACAACAACGAAAAATATTAAAAGTACCGGTCGTACCGATGTTTTGGATTGCGGGTGAAGATCACGATATAGAAGAGATCAATCATACGTATACAATGACAAATGGCGAAGTGAAAAAACGTGGTTACAGCGAACGTTCTAAGCTGAAGAAAATGGCTTCAACTACAGAATTGAATAAGGAAGCACTACAACAGTTTATTCTGAATGTATTTAAAGATTTTGGCGAAACAGAATATACAGCAGACTTATTGAAGAATGTTTTAAATCATGCGGAAAATAGTGAAACATTTACCGATTTCTTTTCGTTGCTGATGAATGATTTATTTAAAAAGCACGGCTTATTAATGCTGGATGCAACGTATGGGCCGTTTAGACAATATGAAAAAGACTATTTTGTCCAATTGATCGAAAAGAATGAATCGATTGCAACAGGTGTTGTAGAGCAGGAAAGAAAGCTTGGCGAGAAAGGCTACCCAATGCCGATTGATGCTTCAGAGCAAAATGCGAATTTGTTTTACATTAAAGAAGGGGAACGTTTTCTCCTTGAGCGAAGTGGCGGCTCTTTTAAAAATGGATCAGCCAATGCAAATTTTTCGAAAGAAGAATTAGTAATTATTGCGAATGAGTCTCCCGAAAGTTTAAGCAATAATGTCGTTACCCGACCATTGATGCAGGAAATGGCACTTCCGGTATTAGCTTTTGTTGGAGGTCCTGGGGAACTGGCTTACTGGGCTACATTAAAGCCTGCATTTGATGTGTTGCAGCTGCAAATGCCGATATTTGCGCCAAGGCTCAGCATAACGCTTGTTACCCGTCAAGTCGATGCATTATTGGAACAGAAAGAGCTGTCTGTAACGGATGTGCTGACTGGTAAGGTCGATGAACATTTAGCGCAATTTGTGGAAAGTGTGAAAGATGAGCAAGTGACGCGTGCAATAGAGCAGATGCAAAAGCAGATGGAAGAGCAGTATGAGCAACTGACGAGCTATCTTCAGCATGGCAACTATCATGTTGAAGACTTGTTGGAGAAAAATAAAAATTACCATGAACGCCAATTCCACTATTTACGTTCAAAACTGGAGCAGCAAAATATAGAAAAGCATGAGGTCGCAATTCGTCAATTTAAAACGATTCAGTCACTATTATATCCGAATGATAGTTACCAAGAGCGCTTATATAATCCATATTTATTTCTAAATACCTACGGGGAAAATTTGATTGATGATTTATTGGAGTTACCTATGAGTATTTCCATGAAACACCAACTTATTACCTTATAAAAAACAAGAGTTATCTCACACGCAGATAACTCTTTTTTGTGTCTTTTAGCACCGAACGTATGTGTGAGAATATGCTCATTTACGTAATTTCATTTTATTGGTATGAGAAGCAAGGAAATTGGTGGTGGAAAGTGGGGGGATGTGGTACATTATTTATTAAAGTGGGGTGAGTAGCATGTTCATGGGAGAATATCAACATTCTATCGATGCAAAAGGCCGTATGATTGTCCCTGCAAAGTTTCGAGAATCACTTGGAGAACACTTTGTGATAACACGGGGGCTAGACCAATGCATTTTTGGATATCCTATGGATGAATGGCGAAAACTCGAAGATAAATTAAAAGATTTACCGATGACCAAAAAAGATGCGCGTGCATTTGCGCGGTTTTTCTTTTCTGGAGCAACAGAAGTAGAAGTGGACAAGCAAGGTCGTATTAATATTCCGTCTACATTGATTGGATACGCTAATCTTGAAAAAGAATGCGTGATCTTAGGTGTATCAAGTAAAATTGAAATTTGGGCGAAAGAATCTTGGCTACAATACTTTGAGCAATCGGCAGAATCATTTGATGAAATCGCAGAAAATCTGATTGGCTTTGATTTTTAAATTTTCAACAGAAGAATTAGAAGAAATTTATAATTATGGTCACTATTACAAAACCGACTTGAATTTTTAATCCGGATGTAATGGTACCGACATGTAATTGAATTAATATTAAGAGGTGCTTTAAACTATGTTCGATCATACAACCGTATTATTGAAAGAAACTGTTGATGGGTTGAACATCAATCCGGATGGTATTTATGTAGACTGCACATTAGGTGGTGCAGGACATAGTCAGTACCTGGTACAACAATTGTCAGAAAAAGGCCGTTTAATTTGCTTTGACCAAGATACAACGGCTATTGAAAACGCAAAAGTACGATTAGCCGATTATTTAGATCGCGTTATATTCGTACACTCAAATTTCCGCTATTTAAAAGAAGAATTACACAATCTGAACATTCATCAAGTAGATGGGATTTTATATGATTTAGGTGTTTCATCACCACAACTTGACACACCTGAACGCGGTTTTAGTTACCATCATGATGCACCGCTCGATATGCGGATGGATCAGACAGCGGAACTTAGCGCATATCATGTAGTGAATGAATGGTCATACGAAAACTTAGTACGCATTTTCTTCCGCTACGGCGAAGAAAAATTTTCGAAGCAAGTTGCGCGCAAAATTGAACAAGCCCGTGAGATTGCTCCTATAGAAACAACAGGTCAATTAGTGGAGCTTATAAAAGATGGTATTCCAGCCCCGGCACGTCGCAAAGGTGGACATCCTGCAAAACGAATCTTCCAGGCTATTCGGATAGCTGTAAACGATGAATTAGGTGCAGCGGAAGATTCTTTAGTAGATGCAATCGAGTTACTGAAAATTGGTGGTCGTATAAGTGTGATAACATTCCACTCATTGGAAGACCGCTTAACAAAAACACTGTTTAAAGAGGCTTCATCACTGCCGGATTTACCTCATGGATTACCGGTTATTCCAGAGCATATGAAACCAATACTTAAATTAGTGACAAGAAAACCGATTTTACCATCAGACGAGGAGTTAGCTGCGAATAATCGTTCACGTTCAGCAAAATTGCGCATCGCTGAAAAAATTAACGATAAAGGACGTGGGTAAAAAATGGCAGTAAGAGCAAGACAAACTTTTATACAACAACAGCCAGAACTACCTCAACATCAGCAGCAGGAACAAAGACTGCCGGTCCAGCCGAAAAAACGTAAAGCAAAGTATTTTTCGGCACAGGAAAAGTTTTTGTTCCTAGTATTTGCAATTGTAGTAGCATCTTTCGCTATTTCCATATTACATACTCAAGGAGAAATCCAAACGCTCAGTATGGAAATCCAAAAAATCGAACGCGACATAACTGAAGTCAATAACAATAATACAGATTTAAAAGTACAAGTAAGTGAACGCTCCACTCACCAACGTATTTGGGAAAAAGCGAAAGAACTCGGATTAACACTAAATGAGAAAAATGTGAAAGTAGTGCCGGGAGAATGAAAAAGAGAAGATTTCGTTACCAGGTAGGAGCCTTTCTAATGTTTATATTCTTTGGAGGGCTCTTTTTACTATTATATTGGCGTTTTGCATCGATTCAGGCGACAGGAATGGTAAAAGGGCATGAATTGGAAGAAGAAGCATTATCAAGATACGAAACTGGATATGTGTTGTCGGCAGACCGTGGGAAGATTTTGGACCGCAATGAAAATGTAATTGCCGAAGATACATTAAGCTACCGTCTTGTAGCGGTAATTAAAGAATCGGCAACAGAAAATAAAAAAAATCCAAGGCATGTCGTCGATAAGGCGGAAACTGCAAAATTATTGGCGCAATACATACCGATGGATGAAGAGAAAATTTATGAACGGCTCAACCCTTCCAAAGATTTATATCAAGTTGAGTTTGGACTGGCGGGGCGCGGCATTAGCCATGAAGTGAAGAAGAAGATTGAAGAGCTTAGCCTGCCGGGAATTTTATTATATAGCGATAAAAAACGCTATTATCCGAATGGAGCATTTGCCTCCCATCTTATTGGCTTTGCATTGCGTGAAACAGATGATGATGGTAATTCGTCGGTTGTCGGAAAAATGGGGCTTGAATACATTTATGACAAGCAATTAACAGGTACTGACGGGAAGTTAACCTATCAGCGCGATGCCCGTAACTATTTATTGCCAAGTAGCGACAAAGTGATACAGGAAGCACAGGATGGTAACGATATTTATTTAACAATCGATAAAACGATCCAAAACTTCCTGGAAGAGGCGATGTCGCGTGTTAATGACCAATATAAGCCACAGTCTATGGTCGCGGTCGTGGCAAATCCGAAAACTGGAGAGATCTTGGCAATGTCACAACGGCCAACGTTTAATCCGGACACGCGTGCAGGGCTGGATGGCAACTGGCTGAATGATGTTGTGGAAAATACGATTGAACCTGGTTCCACTTTTAAAACATTTACGGTAGCAGCCGCAATCGACTCCGGAAATTGGCATCCGAATGCGACCTATCAATCTGGACAGTATAATGTTTATAACGATACAATACGAGACCATAATAGATACGGGTGGGGTACAATTTCCTATTTAGAAGGTATCCAACGCTCTTCAAATACGGCGATGACAAACTTGCTGGATATAATGTCTTGGGAAACGTATGAAAGTTATTTAAAGGAATTTGGATTCGGCCAAAAAACAGGCATTGATTTACCGAATGAAGCGAACGGCATTATAAACTCACGCTACCCTTTAGAAAAGTATACGACAACTTTTGGTCAAGGTTCGACGGTTACACCGATTCAGTTAATACAAGGACTAACCGCAGTTGCTAATGATGGAAAGATGATGCAGCCATACGTAATTGATAAAATCGTCAATCCGAACACAGGTGAGATTGTAGTAGATTCAGAACCTACTATAAAAGGTGAGCCTATTTCGGCAGAGACAGCACAGAAAACACGTGAAGTTCTGGCTTCCACTATTTACGGGGAAGCAGGGAATGCGAAACGTTTCCAAATTGAAGG
This genomic window contains:
- the ftsL gene encoding cell division protein FtsL; this encodes MAVRARQTFIQQQPELPQHQQQEQRLPVQPKKRKAKYFSAQEKFLFLVFAIVVASFAISILHTQGEIQTLSMEIQKIERDITEVNNNNTDLKVQVSERSTHQRIWEKAKELGLTLNEKNVKVVPGE
- the mraZ gene encoding division/cell wall cluster transcriptional repressor MraZ, coding for MFMGEYQHSIDAKGRMIVPAKFRESLGEHFVITRGLDQCIFGYPMDEWRKLEDKLKDLPMTKKDARAFARFFFSGATEVEVDKQGRINIPSTLIGYANLEKECVILGVSSKIEIWAKESWLQYFEQSAESFDEIAENLIGFDF
- a CDS encoding ketopantoate reductase family protein encodes the protein MRIEIIGAGAVGLLVASYFAEKDMDVYIVGKQTGETISRDMQITRTNVNQSVTSVNVKYISALSNEANLVIVAVKYGQLHEVYASMKHVKESIPLLFLQNGLAHYEEALSLSKAHIAFSSIQFGALKLSQYHVAHRGEGVMKVAVAKGDRGKFHFLNELSLSELPIVFEYDAETMLMEKALLNCFINPLTAILQVKNGQLITQSHTLQLLKNLYNELMAAFPQFKETFSFEQVVALCERTAENTSSMLADRLAKRKTEIDTIAGAILKKAEQNGKELPVLQTLYYLVKAFEESGEQM
- a CDS encoding acyl-CoA carboxylase subunit beta, whose translation is MTQPTYNEHLQQKIEQIYAGGQPKYHEKLKESNKLFVRDRLKLLFDDGVYEEDARFANYEAGDLPADGVVTAIGQIDGQTVCVMANDSTIKAGSWGSRTVEKIIRIQETAEKMQVPMLYLVDSAGARITDQLEMFPGRRGAGRIFHNQVRMSGMIPQICILFGPSAAGGAYIPAFCDIVIMVDGNASMYLGSPRMAEKVIGEKVSLEEMGGARMHCTVSGCGDVLAENEEQAIREARRYISYFPANFAEFPPIDETKEPVNGRTLEEIIPENQNAPFDMYECIEQLIDEGSFFEIKKLFASELITGLARIDGQVVGIIANQPKVKGGVLFIDSADKAAKFITLCDAFSIPLLFLADVPGFMIGTKVEKAGIIRHGAKFISAMSSATVPKISVIVRKAYGAGLYAMCGPAFEPDAVIALPTAQIAVMGPEAAVNAVYSNKIEAIEDPKERIQFVKQKIAEYKEEIDLYRLASEMVIDDIVAPNQLRHTLIQRFNYYNSKQIVLPYRKHPVYPV
- a CDS encoding DUF3397 domain-containing protein produces the protein MILFFQYLVATIIVCPIIAFITVLLICRKLRIKKHKAIGLAADITTFLMFFSIPIALQGLWNIGILMPMLIGALVIAIVFTYVDWRTKKEMEVKPLLKKIWRFYFLLFSITYFIIWIVGITHSVMMFMMVD
- the rsmH gene encoding 16S rRNA (cytosine(1402)-N(4))-methyltransferase RsmH yields the protein MFDHTTVLLKETVDGLNINPDGIYVDCTLGGAGHSQYLVQQLSEKGRLICFDQDTTAIENAKVRLADYLDRVIFVHSNFRYLKEELHNLNIHQVDGILYDLGVSSPQLDTPERGFSYHHDAPLDMRMDQTAELSAYHVVNEWSYENLVRIFFRYGEEKFSKQVARKIEQAREIAPIETTGQLVELIKDGIPAPARRKGGHPAKRIFQAIRIAVNDELGAAEDSLVDAIELLKIGGRISVITFHSLEDRLTKTLFKEASSLPDLPHGLPVIPEHMKPILKLVTRKPILPSDEELAANNRSRSAKLRIAEKINDKGRG
- a CDS encoding penicillin-binding protein, which encodes MFIFFGGLFLLLYWRFASIQATGMVKGHELEEEALSRYETGYVLSADRGKILDRNENVIAEDTLSYRLVAVIKESATENKKNPRHVVDKAETAKLLAQYIPMDEEKIYERLNPSKDLYQVEFGLAGRGISHEVKKKIEELSLPGILLYSDKKRYYPNGAFASHLIGFALRETDDDGNSSVVGKMGLEYIYDKQLTGTDGKLTYQRDARNYLLPSSDKVIQEAQDGNDIYLTIDKTIQNFLEEAMSRVNDQYKPQSMVAVVANPKTGEILAMSQRPTFNPDTRAGLDGNWLNDVVENTIEPGSTFKTFTVAAAIDSGNWHPNATYQSGQYNVYNDTIRDHNRYGWGTISYLEGIQRSSNTAMTNLLDIMSWETYESYLKEFGFGQKTGIDLPNEANGIINSRYPLEKYTTTFGQGSTVTPIQLIQGLTAVANDGKMMQPYVIDKIVNPNTGEIVVDSEPTIKGEPISAETAQKTREVLASTIYGEAGNAKRFQIEGYKVAGKTGTAQMPKANGIGYDWGKNEFLYSFLGMAPAEDPQLAVFISVAKPKLGPTELGSDPVSEVFNSVVLNSLKYMNINPSDVAEVETAKVDNYVGEQTDTVMTHLEADGLVPVLIGQDGEITEQFPAADSSLISGSIVFLKTDGEITLPSFNNWSLRNLLVYKSLSKLPIEIVGEGYVESQSVSQGTPVTDDSPIVVKLKTPEEKHLTPPAEDMELEEEEFSEEIPQD
- a CDS encoding acetyl-CoA carboxylase biotin carboxyl carrier protein subunit, producing the protein MAEVKAQMAGTVFEVSVKEGDNVTKGQTLIILESMKMEIPHEAEADGTVAKITVAEGDFVEENDILVELA
- the bshC gene encoding bacillithiol biosynthesis cysteine-adding enzyme BshC, producing the protein MELEQINSPVTNKLLADYWSEHADIHSFFEYKYNEGAFDQRLTYLKNRTYRSKELTQIIRSYMERYGISEKTARHLDELEQGAVVVVGGQQAGLLTGPLYSVHKAITVILLAEQQRKILKVPVVPMFWIAGEDHDIEEINHTYTMTNGEVKKRGYSERSKLKKMASTTELNKEALQQFILNVFKDFGETEYTADLLKNVLNHAENSETFTDFFSLLMNDLFKKHGLLMLDATYGPFRQYEKDYFVQLIEKNESIATGVVEQERKLGEKGYPMPIDASEQNANLFYIKEGERFLLERSGGSFKNGSANANFSKEELVIIANESPESLSNNVVTRPLMQEMALPVLAFVGGPGELAYWATLKPAFDVLQLQMPIFAPRLSITLVTRQVDALLEQKELSVTDVLTGKVDEHLAQFVESVKDEQVTRAIEQMQKQMEEQYEQLTSYLQHGNYHVEDLLEKNKNYHERQFHYLRSKLEQQNIEKHEVAIRQFKTIQSLLYPNDSYQERLYNPYLFLNTYGENLIDDLLELPMSISMKHQLITL